The Triticum aestivum cultivar Chinese Spring chromosome 4B, IWGSC CS RefSeq v2.1, whole genome shotgun sequence sequence actcaccacaagtcattgcatgacaagataagcatataatcagcaataagacatgtttatgaaacaaaccaaggcaagaacaagttcatagcatgcaaggaccaactacaacaaccttggcaacattgaataacatgtaaacaatctgccaggaaacattttgaagcaaaagtcgagcacgaaaatgacatgctagactactccataattgcaaataagggaatgaatggatagaaaataatcatatgttcaaaacacccttactgaagtatctcaaaatatgcatggatctctctgtagcaacatgtttacatggcatcaaaataacagcagaacagggactaaaatcagtaacatcacgaagcctagtttgcatgcttgtgctagtcatcacattgatctcaaaaatacatggtaagcacctctgtaaagaatacatggcatagatcaaaacacatgtagacatcaacctcataggatgcacacatcaatcatggcaaaaatgacaaaagagcaagttctgttaacagatagcagacaacatcatgatgcactcttgcaatgatgattcaggtatcaagatggactcaaatgaatatgatgcaatggaatgaaatgatgcactcgttgagacgaacaatttgacatattacacgcacgaaacggagctacggatgcagagatacaatgcgatgaacatggcatgataatgcaaaaATATTCAGGACAGGcgttttcggggtcaacctcgggcTGCACGGATTTCGAAGATCGCCGGAGGAGGTTGCCGGATTAGGGGAAGAAGATGGCCGGAGAGGCTCGGGGACGCTGGATCCGGGGCTTCCTTGGCCGGATCCGGGTGCGGCGGGGTCCGGTGGAGCTCGGGCTGCTCGGAAGAGGAGGGGCGCGACGGGGAATGGCGGGCGGCCGGGCGCGGAGGGCGGCCGGCGAGCGaagccggcggcgaggaggtggAGGCCCGGGGCCTCGCGAGGCGGCGACGAAGCGAGGGACGGCGGGGCAGGGTGGATCCGGTCCGGGGCAgtgcgggcggcgagggagacgggcgCCGGCGAAGGCGGCagtcggcggcggcgaccggcgcgggaggcggagggcgcgggcgagcgggccgggcggcggcggcgcacgggccccgcgggcctgcaGCGGGctgcgcgggccggcggcggggtcgggcgcgggAGGCGACATGGCGAGCTGTGAGTGgctgagggaggcggcggcggacgcgtccggcgccgtccggacgtgtccggcgcgcggaggaagacgaggctagggttaggggtggtttcatccgcgaatttcgggggagggggctatTTTATAGgcagagggagttaggagagtccaaatgaggagcggttttcggccacgcgatcgtgatcgaacgaccgaaagcatggaggggagtttgctgggttttgggccactttggaaggggtgttgggctgcaaagagagaggggctttacggttacccggttaatcgttggagtatcaaacgacctccaaatggcatgaaacttgacaggcggtctaccggtggtataccaaggccacttggcaaacctcggaccattccgagaaagtttaacacccactcataacaggagacaaaagggggacgctgggggacataggagcgccggattgcaaaacggacaacggggaaaaggctcggatgcatgagacgaacacgtatacaaaatgaaatgcacatgatgacatggcaaaatgcaacacgcaagcaatggcatggcaacgacggcgaataactggcagacacctggcgcaccgaatccggggcgttacattctcgaaggagcgctcgttaactagtggcTCCCGTCAAATATGAATCGCCTTCATCCAAAAAAAAGGAATCGCCTCAATTCTTCTTCtacaaaaagcaaaagaaaaaagcTGTCGAGGCCTTTCCGTCACAAAAAAAAGTTGTCTTGTATAGAGGGGGCGTCAATTAGTATATATGTATACTGTATACTCTCATGTAGTAGCATCTGAAGCCTATAAGTAACAGCAAGCTAAGCTAGGTTTATCAGCTTTAGCTAGCTAACTCTGCGACTTGCCTCGCATGTTCCTCCTCTGTTGAGCGCATGCCACAAACACACTTCTTCGTATACACCGGCCTGGAGTTCATATAGACACCGCACCGAGTGAGTTGCAGGAGGGTTGGGCAGCTAGATTTGGAGTGGTTATCTTGTCTTGCCCGCCGCCGGCCTGACATATACATCGTCAACGCCGGCCGGCCGGATCAATCAAATTCATGGGGAAGATGGTGTTGGTGGGCAAGTGCTGGCAGGAGTCGAAGCTGCTGTGGCACATCGCGTTCCCGGCGATCCTCACCGCCGTGTTCCAGTTCTCCATCAACTTCGTCACCGTCGGCTTCGTCGGCCACATCGGCGTGGTCGAGCTtgccgccgtcaccgtcgcccaGAACGTCATTGAAGGCTTCGCCTACGGTGTCCTGGTACGCATGCCACAAGCCAATCAACTTGCATATATGCTTACACTTGCGCATGCCCGCCGGCCGGGCAAAGGACTAGGCCGGAGAGACTTATTTCATCATTCAGGCAGCCCccgtcatgtcatctttcttagtgGGACATAAACCCTAAACAAACTCAAAAGAATAGCTAAACATGAAGCGGGAGCCCTCTAGCCGGCAACAGGCTTGTTACAAAATGGGCGGGTTCAATGGGGGTTCCATGGATGCCATGGCACCCCTCTGAAAATGCAAAAAGTTATTTTACCATATACTATCAGGCTAACAAGTGTGTATTAGAAGTGATCAATCGCATGAGTGTTAAGCTCGGCACCCCAGCGGTGAAGTTTTAGATCCGCCATTGGTTAGGAAGGTATGTACGTGAGTTCATAAACACCTTGATTAACTGAATCATGTGTTCAATTCAGACTATAGCTTGATCGGTTCTTAATTATACTCCAAAATTTACAAAGCATGGACTGGAAAGTTGTAATCCTAATCAAGATGCATGAATTGCAGCTAGTAGGTAGGTATAGCTACACCACCCAAAAGAAATCTATATGTTGGCCCATTGTCAAATGGAGAGAGGaaagagaagaaggaagagaaaAAACTGGGTTTATGGTGGAGTATATATGGGGCTGCGTCAGCGATGTCCGTAGACTATGAAAGCTCCCAATTTTGGGTTGGGATTCTCTACAGTACTGCAGACAGATGGGGTCGGGTCCACATGGAAGCAACCGTACTGCATCATAGGCTACTGCAGAGGATCCTAACCCCCCAATTTCATACCGGTTTGTGAGATTTCAGTTGTCCGCCCGCATCTGCGAACATTAGATGAGGCGTGTTTGTACCGGTTTGTGAGATTTCAATTGTCCGCCCGCATAGGAAGGTTTGGGTGGTCCATGGATCGATATGCTGCATGTGTTCGAACATTTTTATCCATCAACATTAGACCATGTGGTACTTAGACCGCACAACTGGCTCGTAATTGTGGTGGCCGACATTGCACCGTGCAGAGCATCCATCCGTATCCATATGCAAGTAAAGAGCCGGGCCTCTTTTCTGAACGCTGAAAGCCGAGTCTAGATCTCTGCTTTTGCTAGAAAACAAACGTTCTCTCTAGGTCGATCTCCCTCAAAACTGTTTTGGGTGAAGCTGCGTGCGCACAGATGTACGTGTGGTCCGTGCTCACCACTCGTCGTGCCACGGCGGCCACACCTACTTCGAGTGGCCAGCCAAATTCGGGTCGACCCATGCATGATCCAACGAAGGACTGACAACGACGAGAGGCCACGCCACGTCCAAGGGAACCATTTCTGATTTCGCGGTGGTCGTTTTCGATCGTTAGGTGCACGGGGCAGAATAGATAGATGCACATGCAGCCGATCTATCCATGGACCACCCAAACTCCAGCCACAAACACATGGACAGTAGCTAGCTACGTTTTTTTCTCTAACCCAGTACAGATGCAGACGCTTATACGCAAGCTGCCGTCCAACTGCCCAAGTAATGCATGGATGTACATTCTCTACTATAATAATATAATATACTCCATCAGCCGCAAATATATCTAACTTTCTCTATCCGGAAAAGTGTTTTATTGCGAAAGCAATCGCTCACACACGTTCACTCCGCATGGCCGGTCCAGTGAGTGCTCTGTCCCCTTTTTCACTTTTCTTcgtttctatcattttctttttacattttgcacttctatttcttttttttttgcaaaaaatcaatGTTTCTTTTTTCACTCCCCTATTCTGTTTTTTGCGGGGTTTCAGTTGTCTATTACACCTAAATATTTTTGTTACTTTTCTTCTTTCGGGGAGATGAGAGAACACTTCTCTTTCGAAATGTTAACGTTTTTTCTTTAATATATGAATGTCTCGGTTAAGATTTAAACATTATATATatgaatatttatttaatatatgaaTGGTTTTCTTTAATACATGAACATTTCATTCAATATATGAACATCTTCCCTAGgcacggagctccagaacaggtaGGGGTACAAAACGGTCCGCACCTAGGGAGATGTGCTTGGACCGTCGACATCCCATGCCATGGTTAGATGCACGGCCAATCACCATGAACCGCCATCGGAGGAGCATGCCGCCCAGCCCTAGCTGGCGTGAGGTGGCATGGCTCTCTCGGCTATGGCAACTACACAACATGGCGCCCAACAGCCCGCACGACAAATGAGCCAGACCAGCGGCGGCGCGCAGGGGAATCATATCTACTTGAAAAGGAGACTACTTCAACAGATGGAATGGAGGGAGGGCATGAAAGTTTGATCTACCAACATAGAGTCCGCCCCTCTCAGGAAGAAGAATTTTGCTACTTTGGCTCATCAGTCTGTCTATGACGTTCGGTGCTCAGAAAAGAGAAAAATAGACCAAAACAAGCTTTTTCAAGCTCTACAAGACCTTTGCGTGTTGTCATTCAACTCCACACAAGCTTGTTGTTGGGCTAGTTGCATCTTCGGCCGATACAAAGGAGAAGCGGCGGTCGGTGAAATAGCCCTCCAACTCGTAGCTCTTCTTGCATGAAAACTCCAATGCCAAAGAGGGACCAGGCGGAGCTGGGACCACCAGTAATTAGGGCAAGATCCACTCCAGAGACGATAAGGTCCGGAGAACAGCGTGCTGAATCCTGGACGACAGTGTCAGAGGAGCATGGGGTGACAACTGCAGACCATGGTtgggaaggagagggaaaggatgAAGATATTGCTGGGTATAGTAGCACTTTTCTGATTAATTTAATCCACGAATAAATCATGATGCTAGTAATAACAGTATGAAGCTCATACCGATATCTAAACATGTGAGCATGTACCGAACATAGAACCGAAACATTTATGAACACGGTAAATACGTCTAGCGATAGATGAGTAAATAGGGGATGAACAAATCATACTCTTCAATAGGCCAGTCTAAGCCTGCGGCAGCGGTAGTGGTGGAGGCTGCGACTTCTTCTGTAGCCTCCTTCTTAATGGTTGCGGCGTTAGCCATGGCGTCGGCGTCATGTAAGTAGTCGAAGCAGAGGACAAGAACGAACTAGGAGCAGTCACGCCAAGGTGCTCCCTAAAAACCGTATCACCCTTCTCCCGGCGCAGGATCGCAAAGGACAAGGTTCCAAAGGCCTTCTCTTCCGAACGGTCATGCATGCGGTCGACAGAATGGGATCGCGGGAAGCAGCAATAGCGAGTGGAACAATAGAGTGGTGGCTAGGGTTGTGCACGAGGAGGAACTGAGTGTCTTGGCTGGAGTTATCAACGCCTCCAATATATAAGCCATGGCTAATGACCGAGTCGACAAACAACCCACGATTCAACATCTCGGACAATGGCCCTTCCATTAGGTACTCATAATTAATCTCTAATTAACTAACCTTTTTTATCGGCAAAAATAAAGCACACACATGACATTGGTCTGAGTTGGTCGGGTCGGGTCGGCTCGGCTCATTCACGAAACACGACgcacgggcgaggcggcggcggaggaggagcgtgcATGTACCACTGATCTTCTCAACCTCCAATAACATGTAGAAGAGAATATCTTATAAAGAGGTCTCAACTCTCTTCCACTGGTAGTATGGTAGTATACTTCCCACCATGTCATGACACCCGacatgggccttagagattaattAGAAATTGTTGCTTATATGAGGCCAAGGCCAATCTATAATTCACTAGTCCCCACCGGATCTCATAAGAAAATTATGTTGTCCTTTATTCCAGAGCACTGTTTTGTTATACATGTATTTTTAGTGGAGACTGGTTAAGGTTGAACATCCACCAAGAGCAAAGGATTATACTTTTGCACAACTGAACAACAGACTTTCTTGAATTGTCAGTTTGACGTTCAGAAGTTTCACCAATTGTCTTGCCCGTACTAGGCTACCGAAGGATAACCTGTGGGTGGAGTATATTAGTCACACTCCTGAACTTTTCATGGGCTTCCTAGAGATTACCCTATCTCATAGTTTGTGACCAATAGTAggttcatataggtgtgttcttccaAAGACCGATGTGTAGGGTAGCATCTTTCTTATACTAGCCTAAGAACACACTAAGACCAAAGTCAAACTGCCATAAAGATTGTGAGAGTATTGTATCTCCAACAAATTAGGTTAGTAaggttactctcctcagttaactAGTAGCTTGTTTTGCCAGGTCTTATTTCACGGGATCTTCGATCACATaagttgggttaccaccatggaaACTTATGTGCGTCTCACAACTATCTTCCTTGAAGCATTTTCTATCATGGTTCATGATAGCCCTTTGCAAAAGGGATCTACCAGATTCTTAGCCGATTGGATGTAACTCAACGCTAATACTCTGGAGTTTCTTAATGTCTAACATATTTCAATATCCTTATATGCTTTGTGGATTGCATGTTGTCTTTGAACTCTTTGCCGTAACAATCACTGTCTGGTTGTCACAATTCATAAGGATAGATGTAATTGGATTTTCAACCACCGTCAGTCCATCAAAATCTCTTGAAGCAATTCCACTTTCGTACAAAATTATCTGGTGATGTGAGTCATGCTTCCATTGTTGACTTCATTAAAAtagtctgcttgcaagactttcaAAAAATAAACACCACCAAGTATGAACACATATTCATTGGAGGCTTTCTTTTCATCAGCATCAGAGGTCCAATTCACATCACTATACCATTCAAGTACCATCaagtatccggtatagtgaagttcGTGTCTCGCAGTACCTTACAGATATCGCATAACTGTTTCAAcaacatgccaatgtacatcacccgaaTTGGAAACAAACTGGCATAGTTTGCTCACAAGAAACATGATGCCAGGCCTTGTAGCACAAACTAGATATATGATTGAAATAATCACTTGAGAGTATCTCATATGATCTAGCCTTTGAACGTTCAAATCCGCACGCTAGGATCGTATGGTGTTGGAGAAGGTTTGCAATATAAATACCCAAAGCGGCTCAGAATCTTCCCAACATAGTGGAATTGCAGAAGTgcaatcccaccctcattatctctcattAGCTTGATGTTTAAGGTAACATCAGCCACACCTAGGTCTTTtatctcaaagttatgagataaGAAAGCCTTAACCTCCTcgatgactttgaggttggttccaaatatgtatgtcatcgacatacaagcATATAATAACTCCTTTGCCCCCACCATgccgatagtatacacatttgtcagatTCATTAACAACAAAGCCCATAGATGTTAAATTTTTATCAAACTTCTCGTGCATTGCCCACGTGCTTGTTTTAGGCCATAAAAATATTTCAATAGATTAAACATCAGTCCTTCCTGATCATCAGACTGTTGCGTGTATATTTCCTCGTCTATCTCTCCATTTAGAAAAGTCGatttgatgaatgagaagaccaggCAATGCATCCAACAAGTGTAATACTCAAATGGTTGTCAGTCTGGCCACAGGTGAGTAGGTATCAAAGAAATCTTTGCCTTCTTTCTGGGCATAactcttggccataagcatagccttgtacttttcaatagtaccatcgaGCTTAAGCTTCCTTTttaacacccacttacatcccactGGTTTGCAACCTTAGGGACGATTAGTAATATCCCATATCCCGTTAGCCAAGATGTAATCCATCTCGCTATGGGCCACATCCTTCCGGTAATTAGCATTTGGAGATGCAAATTCTTCTGAAATAGAATTGGGAGTATCATCCAGGAGGCACACAAGGAAAATATGAACAAAGAACTTTGTCGTCTTTATCCCTAGCAGGAGCTTCCTTGTCACCCTCCGCAGTATTTTCATCTTGTCTTCTCCCATAATATTCATTAGAATGATAGGTTTAGAAGTCACATCCGATTCGTGTCAAGAATTACTTTACATATCTCTTGTAGGAAAATATCCTCAAATAATGTGGCATATTTGGACTCCATTATAGTACTGGCCTTCACGTTAGGTACATCGGATTTCAGCACTAGAAATGTATAGCCAACGCTATGcagcatagcccagaaaaacgcagtccactGTCTTTGGTCCCAGCTTATGCTTTTTGGTTATCTTCTTATTGACATGTTGATTTTCGCCAAACTACCACAAGTGCGTAAGTAAGAGGGGTGTTGTAAGTAAGAGGGGTGTTGTTCTTCTTctcccatttctcatagggagtaaTCTCATTATCATTTTCATGACATGCCATGATGTCAATATAGCCCCCCCCCCCATGCCTTGGATAATcatgatgtatctaacatggcgttaaccaaatctttTAGAGTATGGTTGTTTCATTCGATAAcgccgtttgactggggtgaataaggaggtgtcctctcatgaataatactcCGCACAGAATAAATTGAACTCATTAGAAAAGTACTATCCACCACGATCAGACCAAactcattttattttcattttcaagTTGCAACTTCTCcctagtgtagagcctcatcctcaGTATTTAACAAATACACTTAGCCGAATATAGtgaaatcatctatcaatgtcatggaGAAGTTCTTTTCACCTTTAGtgaacacaccattcatctcatagAGATCAGTGTATGAGCTCTAGTGGAGGCAAGTGTCTCTCCTTCGCGTTCTTGTGAGGCTTGTGAGGTAGCTCAGATTGTATACACGCATGACACTTAAAGCCTTGGCTAGAGTGAAACTTGGGATCAAATTCAACTTAGCTAGTTGCGCCATAcaaccaaaattaatatgacaaAGACATGAATGCCAAACCTCAAATTCGTTCacactcgaatgaatatggttcacaaCTTTATTGTAAAAATTAGCTAGGAAAAGATGGAACAAACCTCTGCATTAATATCCTTTTCCAACAAAAAGTCCATATCTTGATATGACTACTCTATTATACTCGAATACGAACTTAAAGCCTTccttacatagaagggagccactaacaaaATCCTTTTTGATAGCAGGACATGCCATATATTCTTTAGCTACACGATCTTTCCCAAAGTAAACTTTAGATCCAATGTGCCAACACTAGGAACAAAAGGATGTGAGTCATTCCCCATGGATGGAGCAATCTCGTGTGACATGGTAAGAAGATAACAATGACACATCAGCATACACATGAGTATTTGCACCTGTATCAACTCACCAATCAATGGACTAACAAACTAAAAGTACAGTAAAGAAATTACTATACCCAGATACCCCCATTATCATTGTTGCTCATGGTCACACTGGCAGACTTGGAATCTTGCCATGGCTTCCTAAACTTGTTCAGGTACCTTTCAGCCCAGCGACCATCATCACCACAAGTGAAGCAACCAATTTTCTTcatgtctttcttcttacccttttTTATTGAAAGTAGTATTTTGTTGGATCGTGTTCTTTCTCTtaaacttgttgaaattcttctcCATCATATTTGTGCTAGAAGATCCCTCGACCCCTTTCATGTGTGAGTCATTTGCTCTCGAAATCTGCTCAACCTCAGATGAACGATGACACCTCAATCGAGAATTCATGTCTCAAGTgtttgagagaagtagcaaagttcctccgaGAAGGAGGGGGTTTAGCAATTATGCATCCCATGACAAACTTGTTCAGAAATTCACACTTAAGTAGCTCGAGCTCCTTAGCGATCTACTGTATCTCATGAGCATGGTTCAGTATAGTACAACTATCAACCATCATGTAATCATAATCATGGAATTGTTCCATAGCATACATCTCGCTTCTAGCATCGGTTGCAGCGCACTTAGCTTCGAGCGCATCTCATAAGTTCTTGGCAACCCACATGTGCAGATATGCGTCGACTAACATGTCTCCAATCACACTTAGAATGGCTCCCACAAAATGGCAGTGGCCTCCCTAAATGCCTTCTcatgttcaggagcaatcgttccagTGGGGGTGCCACCGGCGACCCAAAACACGTTCATCGCATGAGCCACAAGGTACTCTTGGTCTATCAACGCTTAAAATGCGTACATGTAAACGGGTCCGATTTCAATGTAGCGAAAAAACCTTGAATAATAATTGCCTATacaaataaggtttttggattgcaGGACATATTAGCATTTTTTGATTAATTTAACAGTATGGAGCTCACACAGATATTTAAACATGTGAGCATGTAATGAACATAGAACTGAAACATTTATGAACAAATTAAATACGGCTAGCACATAAACGAGTAAATAGGGGctgaacagatcataccctccagtaggccaggcTAAAGTCACGGATGCGGCATCGGCCCCAACTTTTCCTGTGCagccttcttcttggcggcggcgtcATTAGCCACGGCATCGGTGTCAGGGAAGTAGTTGAAGCAGAGGACGGGGAAGAGCAGGGAACAGTCATACCGAGGCGCTCTCCAAAAACCTTATTGCCCTTCTCCCGGTGTAGGATCGCAAAGTAAGGGGTTCTGGAGGCCTACTCTCCCGAACGGGAATGCACATGGTCGATGGGGTGGGATCGCCTTAAGCATCAACAATGAGTGGAACAGTAGAGTGACAGTTAGGGCTATGAGCGACGAGGAACTAAGTGTGTCGGCTGGAGTGTCGACACGTCCAATATATAGGTCATCATGTAGGGAGTCATGGGCTTAGGCTTAGGCCCACACCCAAGTCGGCAAACAACTCACAGTCCAATGTCTTGGATAGTGGCACTTTCATTAGCGACTCATAATTAATCTCTAATTAATTAATCATTCCTGACTAGTAAAAAATATAACGTAGACATAGGTATGAGTTCAGAATTTTTACGAAACACACACGGGctaggcgggcggcggcggaggagtacATGTGTGTCATTcatcttctcaagctccaataacaTGTAAAATAGAATCTCATATAAAGAGGTCGCAACTCTCTTCCACTAGCGGTATGGTATTAAACTTTTCACCATTTCATGACACCCTACATAGACACATGCCTTAGAGATTAATAAGGAATTATTGTTCATATGGGCCCAAGGCCCATCTATAATTCAACAAAAATCTTCATCGAGGTAAACTCATCTAGAGCCTTCCACACATACCTATGTAGTGTGTGCATATGTGTGATCGTGTCTTTTGGATAAAGGCTAAACCTAGAAAAACATTAGGCCGGGACGAGCTTGTAAAAGCCCAATCTTCTTTTCTCAAGCCCGAGCCTAACATGAAGCCCAAAATACAGTCTTTATTGAGTCTGAGCCTGACCAAAATCTTGTTTTTCAATGTTCACATGTGTAAGCCTGACTTGGAATACTGAAAAGGGAAGCTCGAGCCCAAATTGAACTACCATCCGGGTTGCAAAATGAGGCCCAAGCCCAGCCCGAACGGCAAGTATGGCCCAACTCCACATGGGTTTTTCGGGCCAGGCTGCCCATGCTCAGGTCTACTAAAGGCTATCACGCGATTAACGAGTTGAAAAAAATGCTTTCATATGTGAATCGATCGGCGTTTGAATTTTTCTCCTTCCCGCGCATGCATGTAATGTTGCAAATAGGAGTAGAAAACACACAATCTGATCGACGGTGTGGGTTGCATTCGCAGCTTGGCATGGGAAGCGCGCTAGAGACGCTGTGCGGGCAGGCGGTGGGCGCGGGGCAGGTGGACATGCTGGGCATCTACATCCAGCGCTCCTGGATCATCTGCGGCGCCACCGCGCTGGCCCTCGTGCCGACCTACGTTTTCACGGCGCCCATCCTACGGGCCCTCCACCAGCCCGCCGCAATCTCCGCCGTCGCCGGCCGGTACACACGATGGGTCATCCCGCAGTTGTTCGCCTACGCCGCCAACTTCCCGCTGCAGAAGTTCTTACAGGCGCAGAGCAAGGTCTGGGCCATGACCTTCATCTCCGGCGTGGGGCTCGCCCTCCACGTCGCGCTCAACTACATCTTCGTCGCCCGCCTCGGTCATGGCCTCTTCGGCGCCGCCATGATCGGGAACGTCACCTGGTGGATCATCATCCTCGCGCAGTTCGTCTACCTCGTCTCGGGCTGCTTCCCGGAGGCGTGGAAGGGGTTCTCGATGCTCGCCTTCAGCAGCATCGCCGCCTTCGTCAAGCTGTccctcgcctccgccgccatgCTCTGGTTGGTAGATGCACGAACTTAATTGAAATCAGCATGTAGGTTGCTTAAAATGCACTATCATTTTGAATGGTACTTACAAATTTATACATGTGTGTGTTATCTAGCTTGGAGGTCTGGTACTA is a genomic window containing:
- the LOC123094432 gene encoding protein DETOXIFICATION 29, with the translated sequence MGKMVLVGKCWQESKLLWHIAFPAILTAVFQFSINFVTVGFVGHIGVVELAAVTVAQNVIEGFAYGVLLGMGSALETLCGQAVGAGQVDMLGIYIQRSWIICGATALALVPTYVFTAPILRALHQPAAISAVAGRYTRWVIPQLFAYAANFPLQKFLQAQSKVWAMTFISGVGLALHVALNYIFVARLGHGLFGAAMIGNVTWWIIILAQFVYLVSGCFPEAWKGFSMLAFSSIAAFVKLSLASAAMLCLEVWYYTAVLILVGLLKNAQLEVDIMSVCINYQLWAVMVALGLNGAVSVRVSNELGANKPKAARFSVIMAVSTSAAIGAVFLAVFLAWRTELPRVFSDNDEVVSEAAKLGYLLAATIFLNSIQPVLTGVAIGAGWQTLVAFINIGCYYLVGIPLGFLFGFKLKLGALGIWAGMSIGTLLQTVVLLIICFRTKWKKQAMLAEGRIREWGGSTETLPAATNGSIDR